Proteins encoded together in one Thermomonospora curvata DSM 43183 window:
- a CDS encoding glycosyltransferase family 4 protein — MKITYVLMHAYGMGGTIRTVINQAAAMAEAGHEVQIASVIRRRGRPQFPIDPRVRLITLDDQRGANAPPRPPRPSRTGRLLERLERRLGRRLRRPRPVPVPPGWEPGPEVPAGEAAKEVFTRRVEERVIEFLQSLQEGVVVTTRPGLNLLSARYAPPHLVRIAQDHMHLDRYKPDVREAIASDYPRLDAVVSLTRRDEAAYRRALGGRVRTAQIPNPLHTLQVPRTDHSAKVVAAAGRLTRQKGFDLLIEAFAQVVRRHPDWTLRIYGGGPWEGRLRNLIHRRHLYNHVFLMGTSRDLDRELAQASIYALSSRFEGFAMVVLEALNCGLPLVSFDCPTGPREVIRDGENGLLVPPEDPGAMAGALCRLIEDRRLRRRLGAAAIDTAAEYGPEAIRRRWEELFTELLAAKRAEGTVLPA, encoded by the coding sequence ATGAAGATCACCTACGTACTGATGCACGCCTACGGCATGGGCGGGACGATCCGCACCGTCATCAACCAGGCCGCCGCCATGGCCGAGGCCGGGCACGAGGTCCAGATCGCCAGCGTGATCCGCCGGCGGGGCCGCCCGCAGTTCCCCATCGACCCGCGGGTCCGCCTGATCACCCTCGACGACCAGCGGGGGGCGAACGCACCCCCGCGGCCGCCGCGGCCGTCCCGCACCGGCCGGCTGCTGGAGCGGCTGGAACGGCGCCTGGGCCGCCGGCTGCGCAGGCCCCGTCCCGTCCCGGTGCCGCCCGGCTGGGAGCCCGGACCCGAGGTGCCGGCGGGGGAGGCGGCCAAAGAGGTCTTCACCCGCCGCGTCGAAGAACGCGTCATCGAGTTCCTGCAGAGCCTGCAGGAAGGGGTGGTGGTCACCACCCGCCCCGGACTGAACCTGCTGTCGGCCCGCTACGCGCCGCCCCACCTGGTCCGCATCGCCCAGGACCACATGCACCTGGACCGCTACAAGCCGGACGTGCGCGAAGCGATCGCAAGCGACTACCCGCGGCTGGACGCGGTGGTCTCGCTGACCCGCCGGGACGAGGCCGCCTACCGGCGGGCGCTGGGCGGCCGGGTGCGCACCGCCCAGATCCCCAACCCGCTGCACACCCTGCAGGTGCCCCGCACCGACCACTCCGCCAAAGTGGTGGCGGCCGCCGGACGGCTGACCCGGCAGAAGGGCTTCGACCTGCTGATCGAGGCGTTCGCCCAGGTGGTGCGGCGGCACCCGGACTGGACGCTGCGGATCTACGGCGGCGGCCCCTGGGAGGGACGGCTGCGCAACCTGATCCACCGCCGCCACCTGTACAACCACGTCTTCCTCATGGGCACCTCCAGGGACCTGGACCGGGAACTGGCGCAGGCGTCCATCTACGCCCTCAGCTCCCGCTTCGAGGGCTTCGCCATGGTGGTGCTGGAGGCGCTGAACTGCGGGCTGCCGCTGGTGAGCTTCGACTGCCCCACCGGCCCCCGGGAGGTCATCCGGGACGGGGAGAACGGGCTGCTGGTGCCGCCGGAGGACCCCGGCGCCATGGCGGGCGCGCTGTGCCGGCTGATCGAGGACCGGCGGCTGCGGCGCCGCCTGGGCGCGGCGGCGATCGACACCGCGGCCGAGTACGGCCCCGAGGCGATCCGCCGCCGCTGGGAGGAGCTGTTCACCGAACTGCTCGCGGCCAAGCGCGCCGAGGGCACGGTTCTGCCCGCGTAG
- a CDS encoding LysR substrate-binding domain-containing protein has translation MAINRPTVAQLRAFLALAEYLHFRDAAAVLGMSQPALSGAVAALEQTLNTRLVERTTRKVLLTPAGERVARRAETVLAELDRLVEEVRAARGPLVGPLRLGVLPTVAPYLLPSVLPRLSRDFPDLELSVREQQTEHVVAELLAGRLDVVILALPVPTSGVAELPLYTEEFLLAAPRALEIGPEPVPRKVLTELDVLLLNEGHCLRDQALDLCREVGAQATAATYAASLATLVQLVSGGLGVTLLPQTTLPVETRRADGLAVYRFADPAPYRRIGLAYRETSPRVEEFQALARSIRIAVAEAHPEVRIDS, from the coding sequence ATGGCTATCAATAGACCGACCGTGGCGCAGCTGCGGGCATTCCTCGCGCTGGCCGAGTATCTGCATTTCCGAGACGCCGCCGCCGTGCTCGGCATGAGCCAGCCCGCATTGTCGGGCGCGGTGGCCGCCTTGGAGCAGACTTTGAACACCCGGTTGGTCGAGCGTACGACACGCAAGGTTCTGCTCACTCCGGCGGGGGAGCGGGTGGCCCGCCGCGCCGAGACGGTGCTGGCCGAGCTGGACCGGCTGGTGGAGGAGGTGCGCGCCGCCCGCGGCCCGCTGGTCGGCCCGCTGCGGCTGGGCGTGCTCCCCACCGTGGCGCCCTACCTGCTGCCCTCGGTGCTGCCCCGCTTGAGCCGCGACTTTCCCGACCTGGAACTGTCGGTGCGCGAGCAGCAGACCGAGCACGTGGTGGCCGAGCTGCTGGCGGGCCGCCTGGACGTGGTGATCCTGGCGCTGCCGGTGCCCACCTCCGGGGTGGCCGAACTGCCGCTGTACACCGAGGAGTTCCTGCTGGCCGCCCCTCGCGCCCTGGAGATCGGCCCCGAACCGGTGCCCCGCAAGGTGCTCACCGAACTGGACGTGCTGCTGCTCAACGAAGGGCACTGCCTGCGCGACCAGGCGCTGGACCTGTGCCGCGAGGTCGGGGCGCAGGCGACCGCGGCCACCTACGCGGCGAGCCTGGCCACGCTGGTGCAGCTGGTCTCCGGCGGCCTGGGAGTGACGCTGCTGCCGCAGACCACGCTGCCGGTCGAGACCCGGCGCGCCGACGGGCTGGCGGTGTACCGCTTCGCCGACCCCGCCCCCTACCGCCGCATCGGGCTGGCCTACCGGGAGACCTCGCCCCGGGTGGAGGAGTTCCAGGCGCTGGCGCGCAGCATTCGCATCGCCGTCGCCGAAGCCCATCCGGAAGTGCGCATCGACTCCTGA
- a CDS encoding peroxiredoxin produces the protein MLTVGDQFPEYELTACVSLDPDKAFETINHKTYEGKWRVVFFWPKDFTFICPTEIAEFGRLNGEFADRDAQVLGVSVDNEYVHYAWRKDHPDLRDLPFPMLSDINRELSSALGILTKEGVAQRATFIVDPDNEIQFAMVTAGSVGRNVKEVLRVLDALQSDELCPCNWNKGEATLDPKKLMAGA, from the coding sequence GTGCTCACTGTCGGTGACCAGTTCCCCGAGTACGAACTGACCGCCTGCGTGTCGCTGGACCCGGACAAGGCGTTCGAGACCATCAACCACAAGACCTACGAGGGCAAGTGGCGCGTGGTCTTCTTCTGGCCCAAGGACTTCACCTTCATCTGTCCCACCGAGATCGCCGAGTTCGGCCGTCTGAACGGGGAGTTCGCCGACCGCGACGCCCAGGTCCTGGGCGTGTCCGTGGACAACGAGTACGTCCACTACGCCTGGCGCAAGGACCACCCGGACCTGCGCGACCTGCCGTTCCCGATGCTGTCGGACATCAACCGGGAGCTCAGCAGCGCCCTGGGCATCCTCACCAAGGAGGGCGTCGCCCAGCGCGCCACCTTCATCGTCGACCCGGACAACGAGATCCAGTTCGCGATGGTGACCGCCGGCTCGGTGGGCCGGAACGTCAAGGAGGTCCTGCGGGTCCTGGACGCCCTGCAGTCCGACGAGCTGTGCCCCTGCAACTGGAACAAGGGCGAGGCCACCCTCGACCCCAAGAAGCTCATGGCGGGCGCCTGA
- a CDS encoding carboxymuconolactone decarboxylase family protein, whose protein sequence is MSVDALKEALPAYAKDIKLNLGSVTSTSQLTEQQLWGTVLACAMATKSKQVIAELAEEAGDYLSAEAFEAAKGAASIMAMNNVYYRATHLIGDETYAQLPVKLRMTIIGKPGVEKVDFELWCLAVSAINGCGRCLESHEKVLREAGMPREHIQEALRIAAVINATAATLEAEAALAPAGV, encoded by the coding sequence ATGAGCGTCGACGCACTGAAGGAAGCCCTCCCCGCCTACGCCAAGGACATCAAGCTCAACCTGGGCTCGGTGACCAGCACCTCCCAGCTCACCGAGCAGCAGCTGTGGGGCACCGTGCTGGCCTGCGCGATGGCCACCAAGAGCAAGCAGGTCATCGCCGAGCTGGCCGAGGAGGCCGGCGACTACCTGTCGGCCGAGGCGTTCGAGGCCGCCAAGGGCGCCGCCTCGATCATGGCGATGAACAACGTCTACTACCGCGCCACCCACCTGATCGGCGACGAGACCTACGCCCAGCTCCCGGTCAAGCTCCGCATGACCATCATCGGCAAGCCCGGCGTCGAGAAGGTCGACTTCGAACTGTGGTGCCTGGCCGTCTCCGCCATCAACGGCTGCGGCCGCTGCCTGGAATCCCACGAGAAGGTCCTCCGCGAGGCCGGCATGCCCCGCGAGCACATCCAGGAGGCCCTGCGCATCGCCGCGGTCATCAACGCCACCGCCGCCACCCTGGAGGCCGAGGCCGCCCTGGCCCCCGCCGGGGTCTGA
- a CDS encoding helix-turn-helix domain-containing protein produces the protein MTSRNSPRDKGRLEQRAAEIRLDGIRRGLTTEAVVEKILREIDVHPLEAWRLANGWSREEVAARLDALYVADGLEPPHVDAPTLCRWERGQRRPNEERIDYFCKLYRTRPDKLGFGVDHGEGDPGNLQRIGIVDAFPYTGEDSEQDLINRIRAAGQRINLFGLTRNFYAREECLAALEEAAQRVPVKIYVMDPFCDSRRARYRIEPADAAMEDPHRYIREVLRPLRAAAERQPNIRLYSYNFPCSFAMEEVDDVIRIMLYGHAKRGTHGPILVVREGTPMHDYAVDQLRWLERLSGGEVPEPWASKGIEVKPLEAA, from the coding sequence GTGACCAGCCGCAACAGCCCCCGCGACAAAGGCCGGCTTGAACAGAGAGCGGCCGAGATCCGCCTCGACGGCATTCGTCGCGGCCTGACCACCGAGGCCGTCGTTGAGAAGATCCTCAGGGAGATCGACGTTCATCCCCTGGAGGCGTGGAGGCTGGCCAACGGATGGAGTCGGGAGGAGGTCGCCGCGCGCCTGGATGCGCTCTACGTCGCGGACGGCCTGGAGCCCCCGCACGTGGACGCACCCACTCTGTGCCGATGGGAGCGTGGCCAGAGGAGACCGAACGAAGAACGCATCGACTACTTCTGCAAGCTCTATCGCACCCGGCCTGACAAGCTCGGCTTCGGCGTGGACCACGGGGAGGGCGACCCCGGCAACCTGCAGCGCATCGGGATCGTCGATGCCTTCCCCTACACCGGGGAGGACTCCGAGCAGGACTTGATCAACCGGATCCGGGCCGCCGGGCAGCGCATCAACTTGTTCGGCCTCACCAGGAACTTCTATGCCCGCGAGGAGTGCCTGGCGGCGTTGGAGGAGGCCGCTCAGCGGGTGCCCGTCAAGATCTATGTGATGGACCCGTTCTGCGACTCGCGCCGCGCCCGGTACCGGATCGAGCCGGCCGACGCGGCGATGGAGGATCCGCACCGCTACATCCGGGAGGTCCTGCGCCCGTTGCGGGCCGCGGCCGAACGGCAGCCCAACATCCGCCTGTACAGCTACAACTTCCCCTGCTCGTTCGCGATGGAAGAGGTGGACGACGTCATCCGGATCATGCTCTACGGGCACGCCAAACGCGGCACCCATGGCCCGATCCTGGTCGTCAGGGAGGGCACCCCGATGCACGACTACGCGGTCGATCAGTTGCGCTGGCTGGAGCGGTTGTCAGGGGGTGAGGTGCCCGAGCCGTGGGCGAGCAAGGGAATCGAGGTCAAGCCCCTGGAGGCCGCCTGA
- a CDS encoding Uma2 family endonuclease: MVVFAVGGDFTAPWSHTGVWTEEEYLKLPSDGPKVELVGGSLLVSPAPGKPHQRIVRRLATLMESAGLPDLVTETEINVRIAEDVILIPDIVVTSETDDKVIVHDAAHVRMVVEVRSPSNQGQKWIKKYALYAQAGIPWFMVVEMDDERHLTMILQRLEGGTYVEAARARCGEKLKLPDPFPSIDPADLLRPLL, translated from the coding sequence ATGGTGGTGTTCGCTGTGGGCGGCGACTTCACGGCGCCTTGGAGCCACACGGGCGTATGGACGGAGGAGGAGTACCTCAAGCTGCCGTCGGACGGCCCGAAGGTCGAACTGGTCGGCGGGAGCCTGCTGGTGAGTCCCGCGCCCGGCAAGCCCCATCAGCGGATCGTGCGGCGGCTGGCCACGCTCATGGAGTCGGCGGGCCTGCCGGACCTGGTGACCGAGACCGAGATCAACGTGCGGATCGCCGAAGACGTGATCCTCATTCCCGACATCGTGGTCACCTCCGAGACCGACGACAAGGTCATCGTCCACGATGCGGCTCACGTGCGGATGGTGGTGGAGGTCCGGTCGCCGTCCAACCAGGGGCAGAAGTGGATCAAGAAATACGCGCTGTACGCCCAGGCGGGCATCCCCTGGTTCATGGTCGTCGAGATGGACGACGAGCGGCATCTCACGATGATCCTGCAGCGGCTCGAAGGGGGAACCTACGTCGAGGCGGCGCGGGCGAGGTGCGGCGAGAAACTCAAGCTTCCCGATCCCTTCCCCAGCATCGACCCGGCGGACCTGCTGCGGCCGCTGCTGTGA
- the guaA gene encoding glutamine-hydrolyzing GMP synthase, with product MPFAQVEQSHDTVLVVDFGAQYAQLIARRVRECNVFSEIVPCTMPVEEMLAKRPKAIILSGGPASVYEDGAPSAPEGLLETGVPTLGICYGHQVMAQALGGVVENSDVAEYGRTDIEVIDGGVLLSGLPAKQPVWMSHRDHTSVAPEGFTVTARTAVTPVAAMENRERGLYGVQFHPEVVHTEHGMAVLRHFLFEAAGCRPNWTMLNIAEEAIEAIRAQVGGKRAICGLSGGVDSAVAAALVQRAIGSRLTCVFVDHGLLRKGEAEQVEKDFVAATGVQLHVVDAQERFLSALAGVTDPETKRKIIGREFIRVFEQAAREIVAAHSGEDDDVEFLVQGTLYPDVVESGGGTGAANIKSHHNVGGLPEDLKFKLVEPLRTLFKDEVRALGEQLGLPPEIVWRHPFPGPGLAIRIIGEVTRERLDILREADAIAREELSAAGLDRDIWQFPVVLLADVRSVGVQGDSRTYGHPVVLRPVTSEDAMTADWARLPYDLLQRISTRITNEVREINRVVVDITSKPPGTIEWE from the coding sequence GTGCCCTTCGCGCAGGTCGAGCAGTCCCACGACACCGTTCTCGTCGTCGACTTCGGCGCGCAGTACGCGCAGCTGATCGCGCGGCGCGTACGCGAGTGCAATGTGTTCAGCGAGATCGTCCCGTGCACCATGCCGGTCGAGGAGATGCTGGCCAAGCGGCCGAAGGCGATCATCCTGTCCGGCGGGCCGGCCTCGGTGTACGAAGACGGCGCCCCGTCCGCGCCCGAGGGGCTGCTGGAGACCGGGGTGCCGACGCTGGGCATCTGCTACGGCCACCAGGTCATGGCGCAGGCCCTCGGCGGGGTGGTGGAGAACTCCGACGTCGCCGAGTACGGCCGCACCGACATCGAGGTGATCGACGGCGGGGTGCTGCTGAGCGGGCTGCCGGCCAAGCAGCCGGTGTGGATGTCGCACCGCGACCACACCAGCGTCGCCCCCGAGGGCTTCACCGTCACCGCGCGCACCGCCGTCACCCCGGTGGCCGCGATGGAGAACCGCGAACGCGGCCTGTACGGCGTGCAGTTCCACCCCGAGGTGGTGCACACCGAGCACGGCATGGCGGTGCTGCGGCACTTTCTGTTCGAGGCCGCCGGCTGCCGCCCCAACTGGACCATGCTCAACATCGCCGAGGAGGCCATCGAGGCGATCCGCGCCCAGGTCGGCGGCAAGCGCGCCATCTGCGGCCTGTCCGGCGGGGTGGACTCGGCGGTGGCCGCCGCGCTGGTGCAGCGCGCCATCGGCTCCCGGCTGACGTGCGTCTTCGTCGATCACGGCCTGCTGCGCAAGGGCGAGGCCGAGCAGGTGGAGAAGGACTTCGTGGCGGCCACCGGCGTCCAGCTCCACGTGGTGGACGCCCAGGAGCGGTTCCTGAGCGCGCTGGCCGGCGTCACCGACCCCGAGACCAAGCGCAAGATCATCGGCCGGGAGTTCATCCGCGTCTTCGAACAGGCCGCCCGCGAGATCGTCGCCGCCCACTCCGGCGAGGACGACGACGTGGAATTCCTCGTCCAGGGCACCCTGTACCCGGATGTGGTGGAGTCCGGCGGCGGCACCGGCGCCGCCAACATCAAGTCCCACCACAACGTCGGCGGCCTGCCCGAGGACCTGAAGTTCAAGCTGGTCGAACCGCTGCGCACCCTGTTCAAGGACGAGGTCCGCGCCCTGGGCGAGCAGCTCGGCCTGCCTCCTGAGATCGTCTGGCGCCATCCCTTCCCCGGCCCGGGCCTGGCCATCCGCATCATCGGCGAGGTCACCCGCGAACGCCTGGACATCCTCCGCGAGGCCGACGCCATCGCCCGCGAGGAGCTGTCGGCCGCCGGCCTGGACCGCGACATCTGGCAGTTCCCGGTGGTGCTGCTGGCCGACGTCCGCTCCGTCGGCGTCCAGGGCGACAGCCGCACCTACGGCCACCCCGTGGTGCTGCGCCCGGTCACCAGCGAGGACGCCATGACCGCCGACTGGGCCCGGTTGCCGTACGACCTGCTGCAGCGCATCTCCACCCGCATCACCAACGAGGTCCGCGAGATCAACCGCGTGGTGGTCGACATCACCAGCAAGCCCCCCGGCACCATCGAGTGGGAGTAG
- a CDS encoding GMC family oxidoreductase: protein MSADVKFDFDVLVVGSGFGGSVAALRLTEKGYKVAVAEIGRRFDDPAGRPGERHAALPKNSWRLRRYLWAPALGLTGVQRIHLLRGEKGGRVLVLAGAGVGGGSLVYANTLYEPLQPFYDDPQWRHITDWRAELAPYYDQAKRMLGVVPNPTMTPADRAMKRVAERMGRGETFHLTPVGVLFGDKPKQEVDDPYFGGIGPRRRTCHECGECMTGCRHGAKNMLTENYLYLAEKAGAKIMPMTGVRSVTPLPGGGYEVEIVRTGSFGRHRRTLRVEQVVFAAGTYGTQKLLHRMKATGRLPRISDRLGVLTRTNSEAILGAERFRRRGDDYSAGVAITSSFHPDEDTHIEPVRYGKGSNAMGLLRTLLIDGPSADGSGAAPRWLKFLGYAVTHLWQLPRLLNLRHWSERTIIALVMQVRDNSITVTPRKGLFGWGLRARRGHGEPNPTWIPAGHQATRLLAEEIGGMPGGSWLDLGDIPTTAHFIGGCAIGDSPQTGVIDPYHRLYGHEGLHVVDGSAISANLGVNPSLTITAQAERAMAMWPNKGEQDPRPPLGSPYRRITPVAPKNPVVPQAAPAALRLPIVEIT, encoded by the coding sequence ATGTCTGCGGACGTGAAATTCGACTTCGATGTGCTGGTGGTCGGCTCGGGCTTCGGCGGCAGCGTCGCGGCGCTGCGGCTGACCGAAAAGGGCTACAAGGTCGCCGTGGCCGAGATCGGCCGCCGTTTCGACGACCCGGCCGGCAGACCGGGGGAGCGCCATGCGGCGCTGCCGAAGAACTCCTGGCGGCTGCGGCGCTACCTGTGGGCGCCGGCGCTGGGCCTGACCGGCGTCCAGCGCATCCACCTGCTGCGCGGCGAGAAGGGCGGCCGGGTGCTGGTGCTGGCCGGGGCGGGTGTCGGCGGCGGCTCCCTGGTGTACGCCAACACCCTGTATGAGCCGCTGCAGCCGTTCTACGACGACCCGCAGTGGCGGCACATCACCGACTGGCGGGCCGAGCTGGCGCCCTACTACGACCAGGCCAAGCGGATGCTGGGCGTGGTGCCCAACCCCACCATGACCCCCGCCGACCGGGCGATGAAGCGGGTCGCCGAGCGGATGGGACGGGGCGAGACCTTCCACCTCACCCCGGTGGGGGTGCTGTTCGGCGACAAGCCGAAGCAGGAGGTCGACGACCCCTACTTCGGAGGGATCGGCCCGCGCCGCCGCACCTGCCACGAGTGCGGGGAGTGCATGACCGGCTGCCGGCACGGCGCCAAGAACATGCTCACCGAGAACTACCTGTACCTGGCCGAGAAGGCGGGCGCCAAGATCATGCCGATGACCGGCGTGCGCTCGGTGACCCCGCTGCCGGGCGGCGGGTACGAGGTGGAGATCGTGCGCACCGGCTCCTTCGGCCGGCACCGCCGCACCCTGCGGGTCGAGCAGGTGGTGTTCGCCGCCGGCACCTACGGCACCCAGAAGCTGCTGCACCGGATGAAGGCCACCGGGCGCCTGCCGCGCATCTCCGACCGGCTGGGCGTGCTCACCCGGACCAACTCCGAGGCGATCTTGGGCGCCGAACGGTTCCGCCGCCGGGGCGACGACTATTCGGCGGGCGTGGCGATCACCTCCTCCTTCCACCCGGACGAGGACACCCACATCGAGCCGGTCCGCTACGGCAAGGGCTCCAACGCCATGGGCCTGCTGCGCACCCTGCTGATCGACGGCCCGTCCGCCGACGGCTCCGGCGCGGCCCCGCGCTGGCTGAAGTTCCTCGGCTACGCCGTCACCCACCTGTGGCAGCTGCCCCGGCTGCTCAACCTGCGGCACTGGTCGGAACGCACCATCATCGCCCTGGTCATGCAGGTGCGGGACAACTCCATCACCGTCACCCCGCGCAAGGGCCTGTTCGGCTGGGGACTGCGGGCCCGCCGCGGCCACGGCGAGCCCAACCCCACCTGGATCCCGGCCGGGCACCAGGCCACCCGGCTGCTGGCCGAGGAGATCGGCGGCATGCCCGGCGGGTCCTGGCTGGACCTCGGCGACATCCCCACCACCGCGCACTTCATCGGCGGTTGCGCCATCGGCGACTCCCCGCAGACCGGAGTGATCGACCCCTACCACCGCCTCTATGGCCATGAGGGCCTGCACGTGGTGGACGGCTCGGCGATCTCGGCCAATCTGGGCGTCAACCCGTCCCTGACCATCACCGCCCAGGCCGAGCGTGCGATGGCGATGTGGCCCAACAAGGGCGAGCAGGACCCGCGTCCCCCGCTGGGCTCGCCCTATCGCCGCATCACCCCGGTGGCCCCCAAGAACCCCGTGGTTCCCCAGGCCGCCCCGGCCGCGCTGCGGCTGCCGATCGTCGAGATCACCTGA
- a CDS encoding succinic semialdehyde dehydrogenase, translated as MATPTASALTLAPALIERLSSHVTSASGGTTTIPAPFTGEPLATVPVSNADDVRAAYERAREAQRAWERLPVRERVKPFLRMVDVLVDRREEILDVIQMETGKARRHAYEEFLDVALCTLYYARRAPRLLKPRRRQGAFPVATRTVELRKPKGVVGLISPWNYPFSLGASDIAPALMAGNAVIHKPDTQTCLSSLWVLDLLISLGLPRDLWQIVVGDPAEIGDPLLENADYVAFTGSTRGGRAIAEKVAPRLVGYSLELGGKNPMIVLEDADVERTARGALRACFTNAGQLCISIERLYVHEKIYDRFVPRFVEQVKAMKLGAGLDYEADMGSLTYPRQLEVVSRHVEQALKEGATLLAGGKARPDIGPLFYEPTVLTNVTGDMELCANETFGPVVSVYKFSDEDEVVRLANDTAYGLNASIWTRNVARGRRLAARINAGTVNINEGYGAAFASYDAPMGGMKQSGLGRRHGAEGILKYTEPQTVASQHLVELAPPPFLGYDRYATGMATAIKLMKRLRIR; from the coding sequence ATGGCAACCCCTACGGCCTCAGCGCTGACGCTCGCCCCCGCCCTCATCGAGCGGTTGTCCTCTCACGTGACCTCCGCCTCGGGCGGCACCACCACCATTCCCGCCCCCTTCACCGGGGAGCCGCTGGCCACCGTGCCGGTGTCGAACGCCGACGACGTGCGCGCCGCCTACGAGCGCGCCCGCGAGGCCCAGCGGGCCTGGGAGCGGCTGCCGGTGCGCGAGCGGGTCAAGCCGTTCCTGCGCATGGTGGACGTCCTGGTCGACCGGCGCGAGGAGATCCTGGACGTCATCCAGATGGAGACCGGGAAGGCCCGCCGGCACGCCTATGAGGAGTTCCTCGACGTGGCGCTGTGCACGCTCTACTACGCGCGGCGGGCGCCCCGGCTGCTCAAGCCCCGGCGGCGGCAGGGCGCCTTCCCGGTGGCCACCCGGACGGTGGAGCTGCGCAAGCCCAAAGGCGTGGTCGGGCTGATCTCGCCCTGGAACTACCCCTTCAGCCTGGGCGCCAGCGACATCGCCCCGGCGCTGATGGCCGGCAACGCGGTGATCCACAAGCCCGACACCCAGACCTGCCTGTCCAGCCTGTGGGTGCTGGACCTGCTGATCAGCCTGGGGTTGCCGCGCGACCTGTGGCAGATCGTGGTGGGCGACCCGGCCGAGATCGGCGACCCGCTGCTGGAGAACGCCGACTACGTCGCCTTCACCGGCTCCACCCGCGGCGGCCGGGCCATCGCCGAGAAGGTCGCCCCCCGCCTGGTGGGCTACTCGCTGGAGCTGGGCGGCAAGAACCCGATGATCGTCCTGGAGGACGCCGACGTCGAGCGCACCGCCCGCGGCGCGCTGCGCGCCTGCTTCACCAACGCCGGGCAGCTGTGCATCTCCATCGAGCGGCTGTACGTCCACGAGAAGATCTACGACCGGTTCGTGCCCCGCTTCGTGGAGCAGGTCAAGGCGATGAAGCTCGGCGCCGGGCTGGACTACGAGGCCGACATGGGCTCGCTGACCTACCCGCGCCAGCTGGAGGTCGTCAGCCGGCACGTCGAGCAGGCCCTCAAGGAGGGCGCCACGCTGCTGGCCGGCGGCAAGGCCCGCCCCGACATCGGCCCGCTGTTCTATGAGCCCACCGTGCTGACGAACGTCACCGGCGACATGGAGCTGTGCGCCAACGAGACCTTCGGCCCGGTGGTCAGCGTCTACAAGTTCTCCGACGAAGACGAGGTCGTCCGCCTCGCCAACGACACCGCCTACGGCCTGAACGCCTCCATCTGGACGCGGAATGTGGCCCGGGGCCGCCGCCTGGCCGCCCGCATCAACGCCGGGACGGTGAACATCAACGAAGGCTACGGCGCCGCGTTCGCCTCCTACGACGCCCCGATGGGCGGCATGAAGCAGTCCGGCCTGGGCCGCCGGCACGGTGCCGAGGGCATCCTCAAGTACACCGAGCCGCAGACTGTTGCCAGCCAGCACCTGGTGGAGCTGGCCCCGCCGCCGTTCCTGGGCTATGACCGCTACGCCACCGGCATGGCGACCGCGATCAAGCTCATGAAGCGGCTGCGGATCAGGTAG
- a CDS encoding TetR/AcrR family transcriptional regulator, with protein sequence MTSAHPGGEEQDRTPPRHTGRRAHRHPAAARRRERTREALLEAAQRLWAEGGIHATSLDDIATAAGLTKGAVYSNFAGKADLAMALLERCTAAGFGTEAPEPPHEDGGRPPLQRLRHLGERYRLRLETAEARLLALLMMEFWLLGMRDYAAGWRLADWYDERRRRLARGLPGTDGITPEDRAALVMAMDFGLTAQHLLDPDRVPADLYATGLNLLLGPPLHRPSP encoded by the coding sequence ATGACCAGCGCACACCCGGGAGGCGAGGAGCAGGACAGGACACCGCCGCGGCACACCGGACGCCGGGCGCACCGGCACCCGGCCGCCGCCAGGCGGCGGGAACGCACCAGGGAGGCCCTGCTGGAGGCGGCCCAGCGCCTGTGGGCCGAAGGCGGCATCCACGCGACATCGCTGGACGACATCGCCACGGCCGCCGGGCTCACCAAGGGCGCCGTCTACTCCAACTTCGCCGGCAAGGCCGACCTGGCGATGGCCCTGCTGGAGCGCTGCACCGCGGCCGGGTTCGGCACCGAGGCGCCCGAGCCGCCGCACGAGGACGGCGGCCGCCCGCCGCTGCAGCGGCTCCGGCACCTCGGCGAGCGCTACCGCCTGCGCCTGGAGACCGCGGAGGCCCGCCTGCTGGCCCTGCTGATGATGGAGTTCTGGCTGCTCGGCATGCGCGACTACGCCGCCGGCTGGCGGCTGGCCGACTGGTATGACGAGCGCCGCCGCCGGCTGGCCCGCGGCCTGCCCGGCACCGACGGCATCACCCCCGAGGACCGGGCCGCCCTGGTCATGGCGATGGACTTCGGGCTGACCGCCCAGCACCTGCTGGACCCCGACCGCGTCCCCGCCGACCTGTACGCCACCGGCCTGAATCTCCTCCTCGGCCCGCCCCTGCACCGGCCATCGCCCTAA